The Mangrovibacillus cuniculi sequence GACGCAAGTCATATAAGGTTCCTCCTAGTAGATATTAGAGTAATTCTACACTGTAGAAAAATTTTGGTAAAGGTAATGGTGGTTTTTTTGGGTATAATAGGCGCTGAAAAGGAGGCGAGTGATCAGCATGAAACAGAAGTTACTAGATTCTAAGATCTTCGCGAGAGGGTCTTTTCAATTCGCATAAATATGGATAGTATTCTCGCCAGCGTTTACTTCTTTGTTTAAAGAGAAAGTTGGATTGTACCTTGGGATGCTACTTGCGAGTTTGGTAGTAAACTTGGTGATTGAGTGGGGAGCGAAAAAAGTAAGAGGGACGTCGGTGAAGAGGTATCTACCGGTGTTTTTAGTAGTGGCGTTGCCGGTGAACCTTGCGATGTTAAGTTACTTTTATTCTTTGTAAGTTAAAATTCTCTCTTTTTTAATTTAGATACAAGGTACATAGAGTGAACTTTTTGTCGCGGACCACGAGAGGCAGGGAAATGCGATTTAGGTGTGCCGCAAGAGCGTCTCGCGGGCCACGAGAGGCAGGAAAATTCGGTTCAGGTGTCCCGCAAGAGCGTCTCGCGGACCACGAGAGGCAGGAAAATGCGGTTCAGGTGTCCCACAAGAGCGTCTCGCGGACCACGAGAGGCAGAAAAATGCGGTTCAGGTGTCCCACAAGAGCGTCTCGCGGACCACGAGAGGCAGGGAAATGTGATTCAGGTGTCTCGCAAGAACGTTTCGCGGACCACAAGAGGCAGAAAAATGCTGTTCAGGTGTCCCACAAGAGCGTCTCGCGGACCACGAGAGACAGGGAAATGTGATTTAGGTGTCCCGCAAGAGCGTCTCGCGGACCACAAGAGGAAGGAAAATCTGGTTTAGGTGTCCTGCAAAAATCCGCCGCGGTATAGCAGAAGCGAGAAAACAGAGATCAGGTATACCAGGGGAAGCCGCCGCGGTATAGCAGAAGCAAGAAAACAGAGCTCAGGTATACCAGAGGAAGCTGCCGCGGTATAGGAGAAGCAAGAAAACGGAGCTCAGGTATACCAGAGGAAGCTGCCGCGGTATAGGAGAAGTAGGAAAATCTGGTTTAGGTGTCCTGCAAAAATCCGCCGCGGTATAGCAGAAGCGAGAAAACAGAGATCAGGTATACCAGGGGAAGCCGCCGCGGTATAGCAGAAGCAAGAAAACAGAGCTCAGGTATACCAGAGGAAGCTGCCGCGGTATAGGAGAAGCAAGAAAACGGAGCTCAGGTATACCAGAGGAAGCTGCCGCGGTATAGGAGAAGTAGGAAAATCGAGTTTAGGTATACCAGAGGAAGCCGCCGCGGTATAGCAGAAGCAAGAAAAGCGAGTTCAGGTATATCAGAGTAAGCTACCGCGGTATAGCAGAAGCAAGGAAACAGAGTTCAGATATACCAGAGGAGGCCGCCGTGGTATAGGAGAAGTAGGAAAATCGAGTTCAGGTATACCAGAGGAAGCCGCCGCGGTATAGCAGAAGTAGGAAAATCGAGTTCAGGTATACCAGAGGAAGCCGCCGCGGTATAGCAGAAGCAAGAAAACAGAGCTCAGGTATACCAGAGGAAGCTACCGCGGTATAGCAGAAGCAAGAAAACAGAGCTCAGGTATACCAGAGGAAGCCGCCGCGGTATAGCAGCAGGTAGAAAACAGAGCTCAGGTATACCAGAGGAAGCCGCTGCGGTATAGCAGAAGCAAGGAAACAGAGTTCAGGTATACCAGAGGAAGTCGCCGCGATATAGCAGAAGCAAGAAAACAGAGTTTAGGTATACCAGGAGACCGAACCGTAATATAGCAGAACCCCAAAAATAGTCCAGCAGCCCCACCACCATCTACTCCACTTCCAAAATCTCCAGCAATCTATTCGTGTCTTCCGCCTTAACCGTATAGATAGTATGCGTATCTTCTACATTCATTAACGTACTTGTCTCACCTTCGTTACCAATCCATAAATGGTAACGCCAAACATCACCATTTGAAAATATAACTTCCATATCATACTCAGGGTCAGCCATATCGACAATTCCACGTTTCTTAACTGCAGAGGAGATGATGCCTCGGATCGTATTTACTTCCCTGGGATCCTCGGTTTCAAAGAAAAAGTTAGTATCAATCCTGTCGAACTCTCTAGATTCAGAGACGCTTACTTTTCTCGCGACACTCTGTTTAACAGCTTCTTCAGATGTACATCCTCCAACGGATAAAACTATTAGCAAAACCGTGAAAAAAATCAATCCTCTTTTCCGCATTAATATGTCCCCTTCAACCTAAATTCTCTGCCTAACTTGACGATAGTATAGAAGAAAAGGTTACACATATATTCGCCTTAGGAGGCCCACCATGTTTAATCGTAAAAAGAAGATCTCGCTTCTAGAAATAGAACGCAATTCTGGTATTTTAGATATCCGAAATGATAGTGAACTACGAAAACAAGTAGATATGATTCAGCTTACACAAGAAGACTTAGATATCATCCGTGCCCTGCAGCCATATGTCATCGAACGTATTGATTCCATGGTCGACACGTTTTATAGCACGTTGAAATACGAACCATCTTTAGTGAGCATTATCCAAAATAATAGTTCTATTGATCGTCTAAAAGAAACGCTTCGTCAGCACATTATTGAGATGTTTAATGGTCATGTAAATGAGACATTTATCCATAAACGTCTAAAAATTGCACAAATTCATGTGAAAATAGGACTGCAGACGAAGTGGTATATGTGTGCGTTCCAAGATTTAACTCTCTCCCTTATCACCATGATCCACGAAACAGTGAAAGATAGAGACCAACTATTCCAGGGCATACAGGCGGTCTCGAAAATGATGAATCTAGAGCAGCAGCTAGTTCTAGAAGAATACGACCGAGAAACTACGAGACTAAAAGAACTAGTAGAGTCACAAAAGCAACAAGTTCGTGAACAAGTCGCTAGCGCAACTCAAAACTTAGCAGCGATTTCAGAAGAAACAAACGCTTCGTTCCATCAACTAATGGGACAAGCAGATGATATTGTCCGAATGGCCAAAGATGGTACTGCTCAAGCCGAGTTGGCGAAGCAACGGGCAGAGGACGGCAAATCACAAGTGAAAGATCAAGCAGAGAACATGACTTCCATCCACAAATCTGTGGACCAAGTGTCAGCAGAAGTAAAAGATCTTTTAACCATCTCTGTTCAAATGAAAGACATCGTCAGCATCGTAACGGGGATTGCTGATCAAACCAACTTACTTTCTCTTAATGCAGCAATTGAAGCTGCGCGTGCTGGGGAAGCGGGGAAAGGCTTTGCGGTTGTGGCAGATGAAGTACGAAAGCTATCGGAGCAAACAAAAGATTCCGTCTCTAACGTCTCATCGTTAATCCAAAATACGCAAAACAAAGTCGAACACTTAACTTCATTCTTGCAAAATATTCGTACAGAAGTGGATAAAGGTAACACGACAATGACAGAAACCGAACTTTCTTCTTTTGTTAATGTTGTAGAAGAGTTGGGGAAAGCATTTGATGAGGTTTCAAATTCGGCTGATCGATTAACATTAATCACGCAGGATATGCAGTGATATAAGTATTTAAAAGACATAGAAATGCAGAACATGAAGGGACCACATTCTCACAAAGGGGATGTGGTCTTTCTTTATTTACCAAAAAATTCTTATAAGTTATATAATGAAGAAAAAACCTCTTCAAAGGAGTCGGTGGTTATTAAACCAGGTGGATTAAAACAATACCAAACGAAATCACTAACAAGATTCCACCTGGCCACAAGAACAATATACTTTGGAATGCGGGACATATATTAGTAGGTTGGGATAATACCATTTACACGATTATTGGTGAAGCTAGAAAATTAGATCCGTCTTATCATCTAATGTTCCCCAGAGGTACTAGTCCGAAAGAGTGGACTGGCAATCCACCGTCGCTGAATGAAATTATTGAACTCCTGGAATCGCAAATTAGTAATATGGAAGTGGCTTGTAAAGGGAAGTTGAAAACTCCATTAAAACAATCTTTCTTAGGTATGGAAACAGTAGAGGAGATGATCCTTTTTCATATGAACCATGAGAATTTCCACATGGGGATTGTGAAAGGGATGAGGCAGGCACTTGGTGTAGTTGATGAGATTTGAAGTACTATATGAATAGAAGAAAGTTTAGCGCAGTATGATACATTTTACATGTTACTGCGCGTCTTATCTTTTATATAACTTCTTATTTCTTAAGGATTAGCTCTATAGCCATCTCCAAATCCACATCCCTAGAAATATGCTCTGGCGTCCAAGGGATATAAATATCTGGAACAATTCCTGTACCATGGATAGGGTGTACCTCTGTTTTTCGAACCAATCTAGAAGTAGGATAGTGCAGTGAAAAGTCCTTATTCCACTTCATTGTAACTAAATCGCTATAATCGTTAACTCCTAACGTTGCACGCCCCATCACAGTAACCTTAGAAGACTGCTTACACATTTCCACGAAATCATCTCCGGCGCTCGCACAATAACAGTCTGATAAAACTACTATCTTTTCTATTTGATCGTTACTGTTGAAAT is a genomic window containing:
- a CDS encoding methyl-accepting chemotaxis protein → MAKDGTAQAELAKQRAEDGKSQVKDQAENMTSIHKSVDQVSAEVKDLLTISVQMKDIVSIVTGIADQTNLLSLNAAIEAARAGEAGKGFAVVADEVRKLSEQTKDSVSNVSSLIQNTQNKVEHLTSFLQNIRTEVDKGNTTMTETELSSFVNVVEELGKAFDEVSNSADRLTLITQDMQ
- a CDS encoding DinB family protein, with the translated sequence MPNEITNKIPPGHKNNILWNAGHILVGWDNTIYTIIGEARKLDPSYHLMFPRGTSPKEWTGNPPSLNEIIELLESQISNMEVACKGKLKTPLKQSFLGMETVEEMILFHMNHENFHMGIVKGMRQALGVVDEI